Proteins encoded in a region of the Rutidosis leptorrhynchoides isolate AG116_Rl617_1_P2 chromosome 9, CSIRO_AGI_Rlap_v1, whole genome shotgun sequence genome:
- the LOC139869312 gene encoding uncharacterized protein produces MATLKKKGHLWQHDTILTSQDGQKMIAERLLLEKESIKANVLKQKAHIRWTLEGDENFKYFHASIRLRYNKCNILSLNINEVWNKNQVDVKNAVFENFVNIFNQPVSSKPELVSWSDSDLRCGRLQHSDVECLEAEFTEPEIWSAVKDCGSTKAPGPDGFNLTFFKNFWDTIKGDLTEAVCEFWRRGKISAG; encoded by the exons ATGGCGACACTAAAGAAGAAAGGACACCTGTGGCAGCACGATACGATCCTGACATCGCAGGACGGCCAGAAAATGATAGCAGA GAGACTTTTGCTAGAGAAGGAAAGTATTAAAGCTAATGTGCTCAAACAAAAAGCCCATATTCGGTGGACTTTAGAAGGCGATGAAAACTTCAAATATTTTCATGCTTCTATTCGGCTAAGGTACAACAAGTGCAATATCCTGAGTTTAAATATTAACGAGGTTTGGAACAAAAATCAGGTCGATGTTAAGAACGCAGTCTTCGAAAACTTTGTGAATATTTTCAATCAGCCTGTTAGCAGCAAACCTGAGTTAGTTTCTTGGTCTGATTCTGATTTGCGTTGTGGGCGGTTACAGCATAGTGATGTTGAGTGTCTCGAAGCAGAATTCACTGAACCCGAGATTTGGTCAGCGGTTAAGGATTGCGGAAGCACCAAGGCTCCCGGGCCAGACGGGTTTAATCtcacattttttaaaaatttttgggACACGATCAAGGGAGACCTAACCGAAGCAGTTTGTGAATTCTGGAGAAGGGGGAAAATCTCGGCCGGTTGA